The Pedobacter cryoconitis genome has a window encoding:
- a CDS encoding ABC transporter ATP-binding protein, translated as MLEIKQLKKEYAGTTVVDIDHLTINPGETVGIVGNNGAGKTTLFRMLLDLIRPFSGEILSKGKNVARDDQWKNYTASFLDEGFLINYLTPEEYFIFIGSLQHYSPSEVMNYLIPYTELFNGEIMNSGKYIRDFSMGNQNKIGIVAALLQNPELLILDEPFANLDPTTQIRLKDHLKTLKAKQLTTLISSHDLNHVTDVCERIILFEKGKIIKDMYTNENTLKELEAYFSLRTF; from the coding sequence ATGCTGGAAATTAAACAATTAAAAAAAGAATACGCAGGTACTACCGTAGTAGATATTGACCATCTAACCATTAACCCCGGAGAAACCGTTGGTATCGTAGGCAATAATGGTGCAGGTAAAACAACCCTGTTCAGAATGCTATTAGACCTGATCCGTCCCTTTTCAGGAGAGATACTCTCCAAAGGTAAAAACGTAGCCCGGGACGACCAGTGGAAAAACTACACAGCCTCCTTTCTTGACGAAGGATTTCTGATCAATTACCTCACCCCAGAAGAATACTTTATTTTTATCGGCTCCCTCCAACACTACAGCCCATCAGAGGTCATGAATTACTTAATCCCCTATACAGAACTCTTTAACGGAGAAATTATGAACAGCGGCAAATACATCCGCGACTTCTCCATGGGAAATCAAAATAAAATAGGCATTGTGGCTGCCCTGCTCCAAAACCCAGAATTGCTGATTCTGGACGAACCCTTTGCAAACCTTGACCCAACCACACAAATCAGGCTTAAAGACCACTTAAAAACTTTAAAAGCAAAACAACTTACTACCCTGATTTCCAGCCACGACCTCAACCACGTGACAGACGTCTGCGAACGCATCATTTTATTTGAAAAAGGAAAAATCATCAAAGATATGTACACCAACGAAAACACCCTGAAAGAACTCGAAGCCTATTTCTCATTAAGGACTTTCTAA